The stretch of DNA CACCGTGCTCGCGATACTCAGCCCGCCGAGCGCGACCTCGCCGAGATGACCGACGAGCGCCGTGTCGGTGAGAAGGAACAGCGGCTCGGCCACCAGGGCGCCGAGGGCGGGCACGGCGAGGCGCGCGATCTCACGATCGAGGGGGGAGAGGAGCTGTCGTCGTGTCATGGCCGAATCCGACGCTAGGGCATGTCTCGACCCGCTTCCCGGCGAGTCGGCCGTGCTCGCCCTACTCTGGAACGCGATGAGCGAGATCACCGAGCCCGCCCTGCCCTCCGGCCTGAACTCCGACGACTTCGATCCGGAGGTCCGCCCGCAGGACGACCTGTTCCGCCACGTCAACGGACGGTGGATCGACCGCACCGAGATCCCCTCCGACCGGGCGCGGTACGGCTCCTTCTACCTGCTCGCCGAGCGGGCCGAGGAAGCGGTGCGCGACATCATCGTCGAGGCGCAGACCGCCTCGGAAGGATCGCAGGAGCGCGCCATCGGCGACCTCTTCGCGAGTTTCATGGACGAGGAGCGCGTCGAGGCGCTCGGCAGCGCGCCCCTCACCGCCATGCTCGACGAGGTCCGCGCCGTCGACTCGATCCCGGCGCTGCTCCAGACCGTCGGACGTTTGGAGCGCAGCGGCACCTCCGGGGTGCTGCGGCTCTTCATCGACAACGACCCGGGCAACCCCGAGCGCTACCTCGTCTTCATCGAGCAGGGCGGCATCGGCCTGCCCGATGAGAGCTACTACCGCGACGACAAGTTCGCCGACGTCCGCGCCGCGTACCTCGCGCACCTCGAGCGGGTCTTCGCTCTCGCCGACTGGCCCGATGCGGCGCTCGCCGCCGAGCGGGTGTTCGAGCTCGAGACCGCCGTCGCCGCCACCCACTGGGACAACGTGCGCACCCGCGACAGCGAGGCCACCTACAACCTCCGCTCCTGGCAGGACGTGCAGGAGCTGGCGGGCGTCGACCTCGCGCCGTGGCTCACCGGCCTCGACGCGCCCGCCTCGGCGCTCGATGAGGTCGTCGTCCGTGAGCCCGACTTCCTCGCCGGTGTCGGACCCCTGCTCGTCGAGGACCGACGGGACGCCTGGCGCGACTGGCTCGCGTGGCAGGTCATCCGCAGCACCTCGCCGTACCTGCCCGACGCGTTCGTCGCCGCGAACTTCGACTTCTACGGGCGCACCCTCACCGGCACGCCCGACATCCGCGCCCGGTGGAAGCGCGGCGTCTCGCTCGTCGAAGGCGCGCTCGGCGAGGCGGTGGGCCGCACCTATGTCGAGCGGCACTTCCCGCCCGCCGCGAAGACCGAGATGGATGTGCTCGTCGGCCGCCTGATCGAGGCCTACCGTCGCTCCATCACCGCCCTCGATTGGATGAGCGAGGAGACCCGCGCCCGGGCGCTCGACAAGCTCGACAAGTTCGTGCCCAAGATCGGCTATCCGGCGAAGTGGCGCGACTACTCGTCGCTCGTGATCGACGCCACCGACCTGCTCGGCAACGTCCGCCGCGCGAACGAGTTCGAATTCGCGCGGGAGCTCGCGAAGATCGGCGCCCCGCTCGACCGCGACGAGTGGTTCATGACGCCGCAGACGGTCAACGCGTACTACAACCCCGGCTTCAACGAGATCGTCTTCCCCGCCGCGATCCTGCAGTTCCCGTTCTTCGTGGAAGGCCGCGACCCGGCCGCGAACTACGGTGCGATCGGCGCGGTGATCGGCCACGAGATCGGCCACGGCTTCGACGATCAGGGGTCGCGCTTCGACGGCGACGGCCGACTCACCGACTGGTGGACGCCGGAGGACCGCGCGGCGTTCGAGGAACGCACCGCGAGCCTCATCGCCCAGTACGACGCGCTCGAACCGGCGCAGACGCCGGGGCACCACGTCAACGGTGCACTCACCATCGGCGAGAACATCGGCGACCTCGGTGGACTCGGCATCGCCTGGAAGGCGTACCTGCTCTCGCTCGAGGGGGAGGAGCCGCCGGTCATCGACGGCCTCACCGGAGCGCAGCGTTTCTTCCTCTCCTGGGCGCAGGCCTGGCAGCAGAAGTCCCGCACCGAAGAGGTGCTCCGTCTCCTCGCCATCGACCCGCACTCGCCGAGCGAGTTCCGGTGCAACCAGATCGTGCGCAACCTCGCTCCCTTCTACGACGCCTTCGACGTCCGCGAGGGTGATGCGCTGTGGCTGCCACCCGAGACCCGCGTAACCATCTGGTGACAGCGACCACCGAACGCCGGCGCCGAGGGCGCCATCACGGCGGCCCGAGAGGGCGTCACCGCGGCTTCGAGGTCGTGGAGAACTTCAGCGCGGGCTTCCAGGCCCTCGCCCATCTCGCGCTGGACGGCGCCCAGGTGTCGGCGCGCGCGATCGATCTGATGTCGGGGCGGGTGCTGTTCTCGGTCGACGACCACATCGTGCTACCGACGGCGGGCATCGGGAAGGTGCTGCTGCTCCTCGAGGTCTCGGCGGGGCTCGGCGCGAACGGCCACTCGCGGTACGACCTGCTCGACCGCACGTCGGCCGACGAGGTCGCCGAGTCGGGCATCTGGCAGCACCTGCACGCCCCCACCTTCCCGCTCGCCGATGCGGCGACGCTGGTGGGTGGGATGAGCGACAACGTGGCCACCAACGTCCTGCTCCGCCGTGTCGGCCTGTCCGCGGTGCGCGAGCGCGCCGACGAGCTGGGGCTGCAGAAGACCGCGCTCCTCGACCATGTGCGCGATCGTCGCGGGCCCGACGACGCCCCGCAGCTCTCCGTCGGGTCGATGGCGGAGCTCGTCTGGCTCTTCGCCGCGATCGCGCGGGGCGAGGCGGTCGACGCGACGACGAGCTACCGCGTCGCCGACTGGCTGGCGCTCGGGGTCGACCTCTCGATGGTCGCCTCGGCGTTCGGGCTCGACCCGCTGTCGCATCTGCGGTCGGACCACAATCTGGCGCTGTTCAACTCGACCGGGCACGAGCGGGGGCTGCTCAGCGAGGTCGGCGTCCTCCGCGGGCCGCGGGCCGGCGTCGCTTACGGCGTGACCGTGTCCTACCGGGACGGTCGACTCACCGATCGTCTGTCAGCGCTGCACGCGATGCGGACGATCGGCTTCGACCTGCTCGAGTACGTGCACTGACATCAGGTCAGGCGGTCGCGTAGCGCTCGTCGCCTGCTTCGTCGGCGTCGGGCTTGACTCCGAGGTCGAAGAGGACGTCGAACGCCGCGGTCACCTCGGCGGCACGGCCTTCGCGCGCGAGTGACTTCGCGCGCTGCGTCGGTGCGTGCACGAGGACGCTCACGAGGTGGCGCATCGCCCGCTCGGCCGCTTCGGTCGCCTCTCCGCGGGCACGGAGGCGCTCGAGCTCGGCGTCGAGCAGGTCGAAGACGCGCGATCGGTAGGCGACGACCGCGGAGGTGACCTGCTGCTCGGCCGACTCCGCGTGGTACGCGGCAGCGGCCGAGCCGATGAGCGCGCGGGCGTCGTCGGTCGCCGCCAGCTCTTCGAGCGGAGCATGCAGTCGGATGGTCTCGAGATCGAGGAGCTCGGTGTGGGGGAGGCCGCCCACAGCGGGGTCCACGTTGCGCGGCAGACCCATGTCGATCACGAAGAGCGGCGCCGACGTCGCGGAGCGGGCACCCTCGATCATGTCGCGGGTGAGCACCACGGTCTCGGCGGTGCTGCAGGTGACGATGACCGTGGCGGTGGCGAGCGCGTCGGCGAGCGTCTCCCGCGTCACGGCGCGGACGCCTTCCCGGGTGGCGAACTTGTGGGCGCGACCCGAGGGCGAAAACACTCCGACCTCGGTCACACCGCGGTCGCGGAGGGCGGCGAGGCTCGCCCCCGCGTACTTGCCGGTGCCCACCAGCAGGATCTCCTGGTCGCGCCAGTCGGAGATGCGGCTCGATGCCAGGTCGAGGGCGAGGCGCACGATCGAGCGACCGGCGCCGCCGACGCCGGTGTTGGTCTGCACGGCCCGCGACGCGGTCGACGCCCGCTGGAAGAGTCGCTCGAGTTCGGGTGAGGTGGTACCGGCGACGCGGGCCGAGTCGAGGGCGCGACGCACCTGGCCGGCGATCTCGCCCTCGCCGACGACGACCGACTCGAGTCCGCTCGAGACGGCGAAGAGGTGTTCGGCGACCTCGGGTCCCGAGTGCACGGCGGTCGAGCCGCGCAGCTCCTCGGCGGTGATGCCGGTGCGCTCGGCGATCAGCTCGATGGCGCCCTGCGCCGCGAGTTCGCGTGCGGCCGGGAGAGGTTCGTCGATGTCGAGGTAGGCCTCGAAGCGGTTGCAGGTCGCGACCACCACGGCACCGGTCACGAAGCCGGTGTGATCGACGAGATCGGGACCGACCGAGGGTCCGGAGACGGAGAGACGCTCGAGGAGATCGAAGGCCGCCGTACGGTGGCTCGCTGAGAGACAGAGGAGCACGACAAGTAATTCTACGCGCCGTGGAACACTTGGCTCTGTGTCTGCCCTGTCCGCCAATCACCCGCTCCTCGACGGTCGTACCTCCGACGCCCCTCTGATCCGCGCCTACCGCGGTGAACGGCAGCCGTCGCCGCCCGTGTGGTTCATGCGCCAGGCCGGGCGTTCGCTGCCCGAGTATCGCGAGCTGCGCGAGGGAGTCGCGATGCTCGACAGCTGCCTCGACCCCGAGATGGCCAGCGAGATCACCCTTCAGCCCGTCCGGCGTCACGGCGTCGACGCGGCCATCTTCTTCAGCGACATCGTCATCCCCCTGAAGCTCTCGGGCGTCGCCGTCGATATCGTCCCCGGCCGCGGACCCGTGCTCGAGTCGCCGGTGCGAGACGCCGCCGACGTGCGTGCGCTGCGCTCTCACACCCTCGAACCCGATGCTCTCGCACCGGTCGAGGCGGGAGTGCGCCGGACCGTCGAGCAGCTCGGAACCACTCCGCTCATCGGCTTCGCGGGCGCTCCGTTCACCCTCGCCGCCTACCTCGTCGAAGGCGGACCGTCCAAGGACCACCTGCGGGCCCGCGCGATGATGCGCGCCGATCCCGAGAGCTGGCGGGCCCTGATGGAGTGGACCGCCGATGTCACGGGCGCCTTCCTGCGAGCTCAGCTCCAGGCCGGCGCGAGCGCAGCGCAGCTGTTCGACTCGTGGGCGGGGTCTCTCTCGCCGCACGACTACGAGGAGTCGGTGCTGTGGGCGTCGCGCCGCGCGCTCGACCACGTCCGCGATCTCGAGGTCCCGCTCGTCCACTTCGGCGTCGGCACCGGCGAGATCCTGCCCGCGATGCTGAGTGCCGGCGTCGACGCCGTGGGCGTGGACTGGCGCACTCCGCTCGACGAGGCCTCCCGGCGTCTCGGCGGATCGACCACCGTGCAGGGCAACCTCGACCCGGCGATCCTGAGCGCACCCTGGCCGATCGTCGAGTCCGCCGTGCTCGACGTCGTCGACCGTGGCCGGGCCGCTCCCGCCCACGTGTTCAACCTCGGGCACGGAGTACCGGCCGACGCGGACCCGTCGGTACTGACCCGGATCGTCGAACTGCTCCACTCGGGAGCGGCGCGCTCGTGACCCGGACCCTCGTCATCGGGGGAGGGGTGGCGGGACTCGTCGCCGCTCGCGCCGCCGCCATCCGCGGCGACGAGGTCACCCTGATCGAGGCGGACGAGCGACTCGGCGGCCTGGTCGACCAGGCCGTCCTCGGCGGCGTGCCGATCGACATGGGCGCCGAGAGCATCGCGACCCGCGGAACCGCGATCGCATCGCTCCTCGGCGCCGTCGGGCTGGAGAGCGCGCCCGTCGCACCCGGCGGTGCACGGCTGTTCCTCGACGGCGCCGTCTTCCCGCTGCCGTCGGCGAGCCTGCTGGGCATCCCCGGCTCGCCGCTCGCCGACGACGTCCGCCGCATCATCGGCACTCGCGCGTCCCTGCGCGCATGGGCGGATCGCATCCGACCCGAACTGCACATCGGCCGGGAGACGAACCTCGGCTCCCTCGTCCGCCGCCGGATGGGGCCCACCGTGCTCGACGACCTGGTGCGCCCCGTGGTCGAAGGCGTCTACGGGGTGGACCCGGACGACGCCGACGTCGACGCGCTCATCCCCGGACTCAACACCGCGCTGACCAGGGCAGGGTCACTGTCGGGCGCGGTGCTGTCCCTTCGCAGCGGAGCGCCGGCGGGAGCCGCCGTCGCGGGTATCGCCGGCGGCGTCGGCGCGCTGGTCGCGGCGCTCGCCGACTCGCTCGTCGCGGTGGGAGGAGAGATCCGCCGCAGCTCTCCCGCGCTCGCCATCGCGCGCGCGGCCGACCGCTTCGAGGTCGCCATCCCCGACGGCACCCTCGAGGCCGACCGCGTCGTCGTGGCCACCCCCGGTCCCGTTGCGCGGAGACTCCTCCGCGAAACGGTTCCGACCGGCGAGTGGCCGCGATCGCGCACGAGTCGCGCGGTCGCGGTGATGCTCGACGCGCCGTCGCTCGATCAGGCTCCTCTCGGCACCGGAGTGCTCGTCGCTCGTCCCTCGGAGGGCGGTCCGACCGCGCTGACGCACTCGAGCGCCAAGTGGCCGTGGCTGCGTGAGATCCTCCCGCCCTCCCGTCACGTGATCCGGCTGTCCTACCGCGGTGACGGGCCGCCGGTCGGAGTTGCGAAAGCAGTCGCCGATGCGGCGACGCTCTTCGGCGCGCCCCTCCAGGAGTCGGCTGTGGTCGGATCGGCCGAACATACCTGGGTTCAGGACGCGCCTCGCGCCCTGCTCGGCGTCCGCGCCGCAGCCGAGGAGTTCGAACGCGCCGTTCGCGAGGTGGACGGGCTCGCGGTCACGGGCGCTTGGATCGCGGGAACCGGCATCGCGTCGATCGTGCCCCATGCGCAAGCGGCCGGAGCCGCCTGATCACGCCATTTGCTTTTCCTAGTTCGTCTAACTAGATTCTCTCCGTAAGCACATCTCGACGGAGGGACAAGCGATGAACAAGTTGAGGGAAGCCGCGGTCGTGCGGACTCGGTACCAGCGCCAGACTCCCGCCGCTCCGTCGACCATGATCGACTGGACCGTCGCCCAGCCCGGCCTCTGGGTCGGCCGCATCGGTCTCGACTTCGCCGGGCTCGTCGAGCTCGGCGCCGACGGCTACGTGGTAACCGACTGGCGCGGCGAGAAGCTCGGCACCCACGCTGCGCTCGAAGACGCGCAGCTCTCCCTCGAGCCGGCACAGCGTTCACTGCAGCGCGACCTGCAGGAGCGTGCCGCCGCCCGCACCAACGCCCTCCTGAGCTGCGCGCTCGTCGTCGGAACGCTGACCGTCGCCGGTGCGGTCGGGGCCTGGCTGGCACAGTCGGCGTGAGCGTCACCACCGACGAGCGCGGCGCATCGGGGTACTGGTACCCCGATGACGACCTCCGCGCCGTCGATGTCCTGAACGCGTTGCGCGCCTACCGCTCCGCGGAGTCCGCGATGCGCAAACGGACTCGCTCATCGATGGGGATGGGCGAGACCGATCTCAGCGCCCTGCGGTACCTTCTCGCCGAGGCGAGGGCCGGACGCACGGTCAGCCCTAAGGACCTCGCGGTGCGACTCGAGATCTCAACGGCATCCGTGTCGGTGCTGATCGACCGCCTCGAGAAGAGCGGCCATGTCGTCCGGCGACGTTCGCCGACCGACGGACGTGGAGTCATCGTCGAGGCGACTCCGTCCACGGAGGCCGAAGTGCGCGGCACTCTCGGGGCGATGCACGGTCGCATGCACGAGGTCGCGGACTCGATGACGCCCGAGGAGGCACGCGCCGTCGTGCACTTCCTCCGCCGCATGACCGCCGCGGTCGACTCGATCGACCCGCCCCATTCTGAGCGTTGACTGACCGCCAGGTGGTCTTAGGTTATTCCCGGTTTGGAATCGGGCTGTACGGCTACTGTGTGGGGCACGAACAAGACTGACGATCGGAGCTGTCATGAAGGGCAAGCTGGTTTTCGCCACCGGACTCGCGGTCGGCTATGTGCTGGGCACGCGCGCGGGTCGACGCCGCTACGAGCAGATCAAGGCGAGCGCGCAGAAGCTGTGGACGAGCGCGCCCGTCCAGAAGGGCGTCGAGCAGGTCCAGGGCTTCGTCGACGAGCACAGCCCCGACGTCCCGGCGGTTCTCGCCGACGGCGCGAAGAAGGTCATCGACAAGGTCGCCGAGTCGGCCTCGGGCAAGTCCGCGGCGCGCAAGGCGTCCTCGCAGACCCGCTCGACGACGACGCGACGCAGCTCCGGGGCGTCGGCGAACGACGCCGCGACCGAGTGAGGCACAGGTGACTGATACCGACGGCGCCGATGTGCGGAAGAAGTCGCTCGGCAAACTCATCGCCGATGTGCCCGGACTCGTCGGGCAGCTCATCCGCGACGAGATCGATCAGATCAAGAAGGAGCTCGTCAGCAAGCTGACAGCGCTCGGTATCGGGGTCGGGCTCTTCGCCGCGGCCGCGTTCCTCGGCTTCTTCCTGTTCGCGGTGCTCCTCGCCGCCGCGATCCTCGGACTCGCGGTGGTGTTCCCGGGCTGGCTCGCGGCGCTGATCGTCGCCGGAGCGCTGCTCGTCATCATCGTGATCCTCGTGCTCATCGGAGTCGCGCGCCTGAAGAAGGGCGTGCCGCCGGTTCCCGAGGAGACCATCAAGAGCGTGAAGAACGACGTGAGAGCGATCAAGGGGATGGGTAAGTATGACCACTGACGACCAGTCGCTGACCCACAAGGAACGGGCACTCGGCGAGATCCGCGACGACATCGAGACGACCCGCGAGAAGCTCGCGGCGACGCTCGACGCCATCGAGGACAAGCTCAATCTGCCCAAGCAGGCGCAGCAGGCAGCCGGCAAGCTCGGTGACCGTTTCCGCGACCTGCAGCGCGACAACCCCGTCGTGCTGTACGCCTCGGCGGCGATCGTGGCGCTCGGCACGGTCGGCGGAGTGCTCGTCTGG from Herbiconiux sp. L3-i23 encodes:
- a CDS encoding M13 family metallopeptidase, whose protein sequence is MSEITEPALPSGLNSDDFDPEVRPQDDLFRHVNGRWIDRTEIPSDRARYGSFYLLAERAEEAVRDIIVEAQTASEGSQERAIGDLFASFMDEERVEALGSAPLTAMLDEVRAVDSIPALLQTVGRLERSGTSGVLRLFIDNDPGNPERYLVFIEQGGIGLPDESYYRDDKFADVRAAYLAHLERVFALADWPDAALAAERVFELETAVAATHWDNVRTRDSEATYNLRSWQDVQELAGVDLAPWLTGLDAPASALDEVVVREPDFLAGVGPLLVEDRRDAWRDWLAWQVIRSTSPYLPDAFVAANFDFYGRTLTGTPDIRARWKRGVSLVEGALGEAVGRTYVERHFPPAAKTEMDVLVGRLIEAYRRSITALDWMSEETRARALDKLDKFVPKIGYPAKWRDYSSLVIDATDLLGNVRRANEFEFARELAKIGAPLDRDEWFMTPQTVNAYYNPGFNEIVFPAAILQFPFFVEGRDPAANYGAIGAVIGHEIGHGFDDQGSRFDGDGRLTDWWTPEDRAAFEERTASLIAQYDALEPAQTPGHHVNGALTIGENIGDLGGLGIAWKAYLLSLEGEEPPVIDGLTGAQRFFLSWAQAWQQKSRTEEVLRLLAIDPHSPSEFRCNQIVRNLAPFYDAFDVREGDALWLPPETRVTIW
- a CDS encoding glutamyl-tRNA reductase, producing MLLCLSASHRTAAFDLLERLSVSGPSVGPDLVDHTGFVTGAVVVATCNRFEAYLDIDEPLPAARELAAQGAIELIAERTGITAEELRGSTAVHSGPEVAEHLFAVSSGLESVVVGEGEIAGQVRRALDSARVAGTTSPELERLFQRASTASRAVQTNTGVGGAGRSIVRLALDLASSRISDWRDQEILLVGTGKYAGASLAALRDRGVTEVGVFSPSGRAHKFATREGVRAVTRETLADALATATVIVTCSTAETVVLTRDMIEGARSATSAPLFVIDMGLPRNVDPAVGGLPHTELLDLETIRLHAPLEELAATDDARALIGSAAAAYHAESAEQQVTSAVVAYRSRVFDLLDAELERLRARGEATEAAERAMRHLVSVLVHAPTQRAKSLAREGRAAEVTAAFDVLFDLGVKPDADEAGDERYATA
- the hemE gene encoding uroporphyrinogen decarboxylase, giving the protein MSALSANHPLLDGRTSDAPLIRAYRGERQPSPPVWFMRQAGRSLPEYRELREGVAMLDSCLDPEMASEITLQPVRRHGVDAAIFFSDIVIPLKLSGVAVDIVPGRGPVLESPVRDAADVRALRSHTLEPDALAPVEAGVRRTVEQLGTTPLIGFAGAPFTLAAYLVEGGPSKDHLRARAMMRADPESWRALMEWTADVTGAFLRAQLQAGASAAQLFDSWAGSLSPHDYEESVLWASRRALDHVRDLEVPLVHFGVGTGEILPAMLSAGVDAVGVDWRTPLDEASRRLGGSTTVQGNLDPAILSAPWPIVESAVLDVVDRGRAAPAHVFNLGHGVPADADPSVLTRIVELLHSGAARS
- a CDS encoding NAD(P)/FAD-dependent oxidoreductase gives rise to the protein MTRTLVIGGGVAGLVAARAAAIRGDEVTLIEADERLGGLVDQAVLGGVPIDMGAESIATRGTAIASLLGAVGLESAPVAPGGARLFLDGAVFPLPSASLLGIPGSPLADDVRRIIGTRASLRAWADRIRPELHIGRETNLGSLVRRRMGPTVLDDLVRPVVEGVYGVDPDDADVDALIPGLNTALTRAGSLSGAVLSLRSGAPAGAAVAGIAGGVGALVAALADSLVAVGGEIRRSSPALAIARAADRFEVAIPDGTLEADRVVVATPGPVARRLLRETVPTGEWPRSRTSRAVAVMLDAPSLDQAPLGTGVLVARPSEGGPTALTHSSAKWPWLREILPPSRHVIRLSYRGDGPPVGVAKAVADAATLFGAPLQESAVVGSAEHTWVQDAPRALLGVRAAAEEFERAVREVDGLAVTGAWIAGTGIASIVPHAQAAGAA
- a CDS encoding YtxH domain-containing protein, which translates into the protein MKGKLVFATGLAVGYVLGTRAGRRRYEQIKASAQKLWTSAPVQKGVEQVQGFVDEHSPDVPAVLADGAKKVIDKVAESASGKSAARKASSQTRSTTTRRSSGASANDAATE
- a CDS encoding DUF3618 domain-containing protein — protein: MTTDDQSLTHKERALGEIRDDIETTREKLAATLDAIEDKLNLPKQAQQAAGKLGDRFRDLQRDNPVVLYASAAIVALGTVGGVLVWRMARR
- a CDS encoding MarR family winged helix-turn-helix transcriptional regulator; translated protein: MSVTTDERGASGYWYPDDDLRAVDVLNALRAYRSAESAMRKRTRSSMGMGETDLSALRYLLAEARAGRTVSPKDLAVRLEISTASVSVLIDRLEKSGHVVRRRSPTDGRGVIVEATPSTEAEVRGTLGAMHGRMHEVADSMTPEEARAVVHFLRRMTAAVDSIDPPHSER
- a CDS encoding phage holin family protein → MTDTDGADVRKKSLGKLIADVPGLVGQLIRDEIDQIKKELVSKLTALGIGVGLFAAAAFLGFFLFAVLLAAAILGLAVVFPGWLAALIVAGALLVIIVILVLIGVARLKKGVPPVPEETIKSVKNDVRAIKGMGKYDH
- a CDS encoding serine hydrolase, with the translated sequence MENFSAGFQALAHLALDGAQVSARAIDLMSGRVLFSVDDHIVLPTAGIGKVLLLLEVSAGLGANGHSRYDLLDRTSADEVAESGIWQHLHAPTFPLADAATLVGGMSDNVATNVLLRRVGLSAVRERADELGLQKTALLDHVRDRRGPDDAPQLSVGSMAELVWLFAAIARGEAVDATTSYRVADWLALGVDLSMVASAFGLDPLSHLRSDHNLALFNSTGHERGLLSEVGVLRGPRAGVAYGVTVSYRDGRLTDRLSALHAMRTIGFDLLEYVH